The following are encoded together in the Cheilinus undulatus linkage group 3, ASM1832078v1, whole genome shotgun sequence genome:
- the LOC121506954 gene encoding transforming protein RhoA, with protein sequence MAAIRKKLVIVGDGACGKTCLLIVFSKDQFPEVYVPTVFENYVADIEVDSKQVELALWDTAGQEDYDRLRPLSYPDTDVILMCFSIDSPDSLENIPEKWTPEVKHFCPNVPIILVGNKKDLRNDEHTRRELAKMKQEPVKPEDGRDMANRICAFGYMECSAKTKDGVREVFEMATRAALQAKRGKKSSKCVVL encoded by the exons ATGGCAGCGATCAGGAAAAAGCTGGTCATAGTGGGAGATGGAGCCTGTGGGAAGACCTGTCTGCTCATCGTGTTCAGTAAGGACCAGTTTCCAGAGGTCTATGTGCCCACAGTGTTTGAGAACTATGTTGCCGACATTGAAGTCGATAGCAAACAG GTTGAGTTGGCGCTCTGGGACACAGCTGGACAAGAAGATTATGACAGACTGCGTCCACTCTCCTATCCAGACACTGATGTCATTCTCATGTGCTTCTCCATCGACAGCCCCGACAGTCTTG AGAATATCCCTGAGAAGTGGACTCCTGAGGTGAAACATTTCTGCCCTAATGTCCCCATCATACTGGTGGGAAATAAAAAGGACCTGCGTAATGATGAGCACACTCGCAGGGAGCTTGCCAAAATGAAGCag GAACCTGTGAAACCTGAAGATGGACGGGACATGGCTAACAGGATCTGTGCCTTTGGATACATGGAGTGCTCTGCAAAAACAAAGGATGGTGTGAGGGAAGTGTTTGAAATGGCCACCAGGGCTGCACTACAGGCCAAGCGGGGAAAGAAGAGCAGTAAATGTGTCGTACTGTAA